A stretch of Porites lutea chromosome 5, jaPorLute2.1, whole genome shotgun sequence DNA encodes these proteins:
- the LOC140936783 gene encoding melanocyte-stimulating hormone receptor-like: MADHFCDQELEKLAQIANNHGTFMLTYCVLNLIFPLVTSLENILVIHALWNASSIPANIKKFFLSLAFSDLAVGLIAQLMSGVMVTALIIAAHKNYSYSFLCPTILTFCYFVNVFLAGTSFFTVIAIGIDRFLAITLHLRYRELVTSSRVFMTLVSVWLMSGVATCIYVSLIYTSELVIAIIEIAGLLLTTAVYIRIYGVVKYHQNQIHSKLQLSNSAPEARQLVRERKSAFNALVVYIVFVTCYLPYLCSMIMLVAHGNSPSSFTIAQMVALFLVFLNSSLNPFLYCWRYHEIKKRAKSTLKKIVTCN, from the coding sequence ATGGCTGACCACTTTTGCGATCAGGAGCTAGAGAAGCTAGCACAAATCGCTAACAACCACGGAACTTTTATGTTGACGTATTGCGTGTTGAACTtgattttccctttggtgacgTCCCTTGAAAATATCCTCGTCATCCATGCTCTGTGGAATGCCTCATCGATTCCCGCTAATATAAAGAAGTTCTTTCTGAGTCTCGCTTTCTCTGATCTTGCCGTAGGATTAATAGCGCAGCTTATGTCTGGAGTGATGGTTACAGCGTTGATAATTGCAGCGCATAAAAACTACAGCTACTCCTTCCTCTGTCCAACCATACTAACATTTTGTTATTTCGTGAATGTTTTTCTGGCCGGGACATCATTCTTCACTGTAATCGCTATCGGTATTGACAGATTTCTCGCCATCACACTTCATCTACGATACCGAGAACTTGTCACCTCGAGCCGTGTTTTTATGACGTTAGTTTCCGTATGGCTAATGAGTGGTGTAGCTACCTGCATATACGTTTCTCTCATTTATACCAGTGAACTTGTAATTGCGATCATTGAAATTGCTGGACTTCTTTTGACAACTGCGGTCTATATTCGCATTTACGGAGTTGTGAAATATCATCAGAATCAGATACACAGTAAGCTTCAGCTTTCAAACTCGGCTCCTGAAGCAAGACAGCTGGTCCGAGAAAGAAAGTCAGCATTCAATGCCCTTGTCGTGTACATTGTATTCGTTACATGTTATCTTCCGTATCTATGTTCAATGATAATGTTGGTAGCACATGGTAATTCTCCATCGTCGTTTACAATAGCTCAGATGGTTGCACTGTTCTTGGTTTTTCTAAACTCTTCGCTGAATCCCTTCCTTTATTGCTGGCGATATCACGAAATTAAGAAACGGGCGAAAAGTACATTGAAGAAAATAGTAACTTGCAATTAA
- the LOC140938985 gene encoding 3-galactosyl-N-acetylglucosaminide 4-alpha-L-fucosyltransferase FUT3-like: MPSTKVQMYMQCFLALVIIVIIIICALSINTFQPRWLLHLKIKLKNMDASASISKLDSGNGAVPSSSPLNTTRVVRRKWSVLLVYTGFFGQQGWFRITEDCKSPQLNGSCSKDLFNVTYDKGRFPESDYVLFHGRDMPSTSHMRIIWKKKPSSQFWIYFLMESPRATPDTKPLNGMFDITMTYRVDSDVWQPYGSYVEIPLKDQKNVLQEDFSVGKTKLVSWMVSNCNPQLRKLFVHELQKYIAVDVFGSCSREFGQPKSCPKESCKDIIKKYKFYLSFENALCKDYITEKYWSHLGDENIVPVVMGGADYSKLAIPGSYINVLDFSTVKDLAEYLHYLDKNITAYNEYFKWRKRYRMGGDWSVLCQFCKKGSSLTGLQLKHNQDLSDFWVRQGKCDEKEQLVLKMWTAHSSDKLAVYLFISMTLILIAILVIALIIYYTQIYKVT; the protein is encoded by the exons ATGCCTTCAACAAAAGTACAAATGTACATGCAGTGTTTTCTTGCACTTGTGATAATAGTGATAATCATCATCTGTGCTTTATCGATAAACACATTTCAGCCACGATGGCTACTACATcttaaaataaagttgaaaaatatGGATGCATCTGCATCCATCTCGAAATTAGACTCTGGGAACGGCGCAGTGCCCTCTTCATCACCATTAAACACTACACGCGTAGTACGTAGGAAATGGTCCGTGCTTTTGGTCTACACTGGTTTTTTCGGCCAGCAAGGGTGGTTTAGGATCACTGAAGATTGCAAATCACCGCAGCTAAACGGAAGCTGTTCAAAAGATTTGTTTAATGTAACTTACGATAAAGGCCGGTTTCCTGAAAGCGATTATGTCTTGTTTCACGGTAGAGACATGCCGAGTACAAGTCACATGAGAATTATTTGGAAGAAAAAGCCTTCTTCGCAGTTTTGGATATATTTTCTCATGGAAAGTCCAAGAGCTACTCCTGATACAAAGCCCTTAAATGGCATGTTTGACATAACCATGACCTACAGAGTTGATTCCGATGTCTGGCAACCGTACGGTTCGTACGTAGAGATTCCTTTAAAAGACCAGAAAAACGTTCTACAGGAAGATTTTTCGGTTGGAAAAACCAAGCTTGTTTCCTGGATGGTTAGCAATTGCAACCCTCAGCTAAGAAAACTTTTTGTTCATGAACTACAGAAATATATTGCAGTTGATGTATTTGGATCGTGTTCAAGAGAATTTGGCCAACCAAAGTCTTGTCCGAAAGAATCATGTAAGGACATTATTAAAAAGTACAAGTTCTACCTCAGTTTTGAAAATGCACTGTGTAAAGACTACATTACTGAGAAGTACTGGTCACATTTGG GTGACGAGAATATTGTACCAGTTGTGATGGGAGGAGCAGACTACAGCAAACTTGCTATTCCAGGTTCTTACATCAATGTTCTGGATTTCAGCACTGTGAAAGATCTTGCAGAATACCTTCATTATCTCGACAAGAACATTACGGCTTACAACGAGTACTTTAAATGGAGGAAAAGATACCGTATGGGCGGGGATTGGTCTGTTCTCTGCCAATTCTGCAAAAAAGGAAGTTCGTTAACTGGGCTCCAATTAAAACACAACCAAGATCTTTCTGACTTTTGGGTTAGACAAGGGAAATGTGATGAAAAGGAGCAACTTGTGCTCAAGATGTGGACTGCGCACAGTAGTGACAAACTTGCGGtgtatttattcatttcaaTGACTCTTATTTTAATAGCAATTTTAGTAATAGcgttaataatttattatacaCAGATCTACAAGGTAACGTGA
- the LOC140936786 gene encoding 4-galactosyl-N-acetylglucosaminide 3-alpha-L-fucosyltransferase FUT5-like, which translates to MVARKAKLLLLVFPIAMLVLYFSVNFEFRQAEKPSTTKVLQKYRNVTSLMLTKTRQRTLLLLVYNEFFGNKKWINVDDDCSVPRTRKTPCGKDKFEVTYDKGRFYDSDFVLIHAASNLPSIEHLNEIWKQKPFGQLWIYFLMESPITSPDTSRFNGMFDLIFSYRTDSEFWFPYGTYEEIPFMNLSQHDFSIGKDKLQSSFVPRIGTKIRIGPWTIWPVSNCRPPIRKLLVHELQKYITVDVYGRCSEQFGEARDCPRHTESCRIVTRHYKFLLAFENALCEDYITEKYWGHLGDEDVVPVVMGGANYTKLAIPGSYINVLDFKTVKDLADYLHYLDRNSTAYNEYFKWRQKYRKITLQTFCSFCEVLSSESDLRGHTELTDFWVTQGNCDLKDRLVLNMRTHSSKFSEYFLFLMSLILIIAIVMTLMIYLTRVYLL; encoded by the exons ATGGTGGCAAGGAAAGCGAAGCTTCTTCTTCTGGTATTTCCGATCGCTATGTTAGTTTTGTACTTCTCTGTCAATTTTGAATTTAGGCAAGCAGAAAAACCTTCAACAACTAAAGTACTTCAGAAGTATAGAAACGTGACATCCCTTATGTTAACAAAAACTCGACAGAGGACTCTGTTATTGTTGGTGTATAATGAATTCTTCGGCAACAAGAAGTGGattaatgttgatgatgattgTTCCGTGCCAAGAACAAGGAAAACTCCTTGCGGAAAAGACAAGTTTGAGGTCACCTACGATAAAGGACGATTTTATGACAGCGACTTCGTCTTGATTCACGCCGCTAGTAACTTGCCTAGCATAGAGCACTTAAATGAGATCTGGAAGCAAAAACCCTTTGGGCAATTGTGGATTTATTTTCTAATGGAGAGTCCGATAACTTCCCCCGATACATCGCGTTTTAACGGCATGTTCGACTTGATCTTTTCTTATCGGACAGATTCCGAGTTTTGGTTTCCTTATGGAACTTACGAGGAAATTCCATTCATGAACCTCTCGCAACATGATTTTTCCATCGGCAAGGACAAACTG CAATCATCCTTTGTCCCTCGAATTGGTACCAAAATCAGGATTGGCCCATGGACTATATGGCCTGTAAGCAACTGTAGGCCACCGATTAGAAAGTTGCTCGTTCATGAATTGCAGAAATACATCACAGTTGATGTGTATGGACGCTGCTCGGAACAATTTGGTGAAGCGAGGGACTGCCCACGCCACACCGAATCTTGCAGAATTGTTACCAGGCATTACAAGTTTTTACTAGCTTTTGAAAATGCCCTGTGTGAAGATTACATCACTGAAAAGTATTGGGGACACTTAG GGGATGAAGATGTTGTACCAGTAGTCATGGGAGGTGCCAATTACACCAAACTTGCCATTCCTGGTTCCTATATCAACGTCCTGGATTTCAAAACTGTGAAAGATCTTGCAGATTATCTTCACTACCTCGACAGGAACAGCACCGCTTATAATGAGTACTTCAAATGGCGGCAAAAGTATCGCAAAATCACGTTGCAGACGTTCTGCTCTTTCTGCGAAGTCTTGAGTTCCGAGAGTGATTTAAGAGGTCACACAGAACTTACAGACTTCTGGGTGACACAAGGAAACTGTGACCTGAAAGATCGATTAGTGCTGAACATGCGGACTCATAGCAGCAAATTTTcagaatattttctttttctaatgtCTCTTATCTTAATAATAGCTATAGTAATGACATTAATGATTTATTTAACTCGAGTATACctgctgtaa
- the LOC140936782 gene encoding melanocyte-stimulating hormone receptor-like encodes MATQFCNQELAKLAQVANHHAALILTYCVLNLIFALVTSLGNILVICAIWNASSIPSNVKKLLLSLAFSDLLVGVILQLMHGVITGVIRTEVSRDKNYDFLCPTVLTICYFLTVFLAGASFLTIIAIAVDRLLAISLHLRYRELVTSNCVVIVLVSVWLASGVTSSIYVSLHNNKELVVAIVQIVGLILTTVVYIHIYRVVKQHQNQIHCQHRFSNTQATELLRERKSVFNALIVYVVFLACYFPYLCLMILITASGPTTATMMAEMAALFVVFLNSMLNPFIYCWRYQEIKESVKSVLKKIIIFQALTEL; translated from the coding sequence ATGGCTACTCAGTTTTGCAATCAGGAGTTGGCGAAGCTGGCACAAGTTGCAAACCATCACGCAGCTCTTATTTTGACGTACTGCGTGTTAAACCTGATTTTCGCTTTGGTGACGTCTCTCGGAAATATCCTCGTAATTTGTGCTATTTGGAACGCCTCATCGATTCCATCTAATGTAAAGAAGTTGTTGCTTAGTCTCGCTTTCTCGGATCTTTTGGTAGGAGTAATTTTACAGCTAATGCATGGAGTCATCACCGGAGTCATACGAACAGAAGTGAGCAGAGACAAAAACTATGACTTTCTCTGTCCGACAGTCCTAACAATTTGTTATTTCCTCACTGTCTTTTTGGCTGGTGCTTCATTCCTCACTATAATCGCTATCGCcgtggacagacttcttgcCATCTCTCTTCATCTCCGATACCGCGAGCTTGTCACCTCAAACTGcgttgttattgttttggtttctgTATGGCTAGCAAGTGGCGTAACTTCGTCGATATACGTTTCTCTTCATAACAACAAGGAGCTGGTAGTTGCGATAGTTCAAATTGTCGGACTTATTTTAACAACTGTCGTATACATTCATATTTACAGAGTTGTTAAACAACATCAGAATCAGATACACTGTCAGCACCGGTTTTCAAATACTCAAGCAACCGAGTTGCTCCGTGAAAGAAAGTCGGTGTTTAACGCTCTTATTGTgtatgttgtttttcttgcatgtTATTTTCCTTACTTATGCTTGATGATATTGATAACAGCTAGTGGACCAACAACAGCGACCATGATGGCTGAGATGGCTGCACTTTTCGTAGTTTTTCTGAATTCTATGTTAAACCCCTTCATTTATTGCTGGCGATATCAAGAAATTAAGGAAAGCGTGAAAagcgtgttgaaaaaaataattatcttccaGGCTTTGACTGAACTTTAG